A genomic segment from Canis lupus baileyi chromosome 13, mCanLup2.hap1, whole genome shotgun sequence encodes:
- the POC1B gene encoding POC1 centriolar protein homolog B isoform X3, protein MYECRAKTFDYRSLPTTSVIIAFYNEAWSTLLRTIHSVLETSPAVLLKEIVLVDDLSDRAYLKTQLETYISDLDRVRLIRTSKREGLVRARLIGATFATGDVLTFLDCHCECNSGWLEPLLERISEDETAIVCPVIDTIDWNTFEFYMQTGEPMIGGFDWRLTFQWHSVPKHERDRRKSRIDPIRSPTMAGGLFAVSKKYFQYLGTYDTGMEVWGGENLELSFRVWQCGGKLEIHPCSHVGHVFPKRAPYARPNFLQNTARAAEVWMDEYKEHFYNRNPPARKEAYGDISERKLLRDRLKCKSFDWYLKNVFSNLHVPEDRPGWHGAIRSMGISSECLDYNSPDNNPTGANLSLFGCHGQGGNQFFEYTSNKEIRFNSVTELCAEVPEQKKHVGMQNCPKDGFPVPANIVWHFREDGTIFHPHSGLCLSAFRTPEGRSDVQMRTCDALDKNQIWKFEK, encoded by the coding sequence ATGTACGAGTGCAGAGCCAAGACGTTTGACTATCGCAGCCTCCCCACCACCTCCGTTATCATCGCCTTCTATAATGAAGCCTGGTCGACCCTGCTCCGCACCATCCACAGTGTCCTGGAGACCTCCCCTGCAGTCCTTTTGAAGGAGATCGTCCTGGTGGATGACTTGAGCGACCGAGCTTATTTGAAGACGCAGCTGGAAACGTACATCAGCGACCTCGACAGAGTCCGCTTGATCAGAACGAGTAAGCGCGAGGGGCTGGTGAGAGCCCGCCTCATCGGGGCCACTTTCGCCACTGGGGACGTCCTCACTTTCCTGGATTGTCACTGCGAGTGCAACTCGGGCTGGTTAGAACCGCTCTTGGAAAGAATTAGTGAAGACGAAACAGCAATCGTTTGTCCCGTTATAGACACCATCGATTGGAatacttttgaattttatatgcAGACCGGGGAGCCCATGATTGGTGGGTTTGACTGGCGCCTAACCTTCCAATGGCATTCCGTCCCCAAACATGAGAGGGACAGACGGAAATCGAGAATTGACCCCATCAGATCGCCCACCATGGCTGGAGGACTGTTTGCCGTCAGCAAGAAATATTTTCAGTACCTTGGAACATACGACACCGGAATGGAAGTGTGGGGAGGTGAAAACCTTGAGCTGTCTTTTAGGGTGTGGCAGTGTGGCGGGAAATTGGAGATCCACCCGTGTTCCCATGTGGGCCATGTGTTCCCCAAGCGGGCACCATATGCTCGGCCCAATTTCCTCCAGAACACTGCTCGGGCAGCGGAAGTGTGGATGGATGAGTACAAAGAGCATTTCTACAACCGAAACCCCCCAGCGAGGAAAGAAGCTTATGGTGATATTTCTGAAAGGAAATTACTACGAGATCGGCTGAAGTGCAAGAGCTTTGACTGGTATTTGAAAAACGTATTTTCTAATTTACACGTTCCAGAGGATAGGCCAGGCTGGCATGGAGCTATTCGCAGTATGGGAATCTCTTCTGAGTGTTTAGATTATAATTCTCCCGACAACAACCCGACAGGTGCCAACCTTTCACTGTTTGGATGCCACGGTCAAGGAGGCAATCAATTCTTTGAATATACTTCAAACAAAGAGATAAGGTTTAACTCTGTGACAGAGTTATGTGCAGAGGTTCCTGAGCAAAAAAAACACGTAGGGATGCAAAATTGTCCAAAAGACGGGTTCCCTGTTCCAGCAAACATCGTTTGGCATTTTAGAGAAGACGGGACCATTTTTCATCCACACTCGGGGCTGTGTCTTAGTGCCTTCCGGACACCTGAGGGTCGATCTGATGTTCAGATGAGAACTTGTGATGCTCTAGATAAAAATCAAATCTGGAAGTTTGAGAAATAG